Proteins from a genomic interval of Anolis sagrei isolate rAnoSag1 chromosome 1, rAnoSag1.mat, whole genome shotgun sequence:
- the FZD5 gene encoding frizzled-5: MAGFILRDSSLLGLFLVLLEALAPLSAASSSSSSKAVTCQEITVPMCKGIGYNLTYMPNQFNHDTQDEAGLEVHQFWPLVEIQCSPDLKFFLCAMYTPICLLDYAKPLPPCRSVCERAKAGCSPLMRQYGFAWPERMGCDKLPLLGDAEQLCMDYNRTEAAPAATTTLPPFGTKPTRSKAKGAHKEQTPLGGSGGGACKRVCECREPLVPISKETHPLYNKIETGHVRNCAIPCFQPYFTQHEKTFATFWIGLWSILCFIATFATVATFLIDMERFRYPERPIIFLSACYLFVSIGYIIRLVVGHANVACNKDYNHIHYETTGPALCTVVFLLIYFFGMASSIWWVILSLTWFLAAGMKWGNEAIASYSQYFHMAAWLIPSIKSIAVLALSSVDGDPVAGICYVGNQNLDKLRGFVLAPLVVYLFTGTMFLLAGIVSLFRIRSVIKQGGTKTDKLEKLMIRIGIFTVLYTVPATIVVGCYIYEQHYRETWEMAQNCSCPGDKNRLRPDYAVFMLKYFMCLVVGITSGVWIWSGKTFESWKRFTGRCCRSGKPVSSAMYGDATEALTGRSGMPSSASYHKQVPLSHV; the protein is encoded by the coding sequence ATGGCCGGCTTCATCCTAAGGGACAGCTCTCTGCTGGGCCTCTTTCTGGTGCTGCTGGAGGCGCTGGCTCCCCTCTCCgcagcctcctcctcttcttcctccaaagCTGTTACCTGCCAGGAGATCACGGTGCCCATGTGCAAAGGCATTGGCTACAACCTGACCTACATGCCCAACCAGTTCAACCACGACACGCAGGACGAAGCCGGGCTGGAGGTGCACCAGTTCTGGCCCCTGGTAGAGATCCAGTGCTCGCCGGACCTCAAGTTCTTCCTGTGTGCTATGTACACCCCCATCTGCTTGCTGGACTACGCCAAACCACTGCCCCCCTGCCGCTCGGTCTGTGAGAGAGCCAAAGCCGGCTGCTCCCCGCTCATGCGGCAGTACGGCTTTGCCTGGCCCGAGCGCATGGGCTGCGACAAGCTGCCCCTCCTGGGCGACGCTGAGCAGCTCTGCATGGACTACAACCGCACCGAGGCCGCCCCCGCTGCCACTACTACCTTGCCCCCCTTTGGCACCAAGCCCACACGGTCAAAGGCCAAAGGGGCCCACAAGGAGCAAACCCCCCTTGGAGGCAGTGGCGGAGGTGCCTGCAAGAGGGTGTGCGAATGCCGAGAGCCCTTGGTCCCCATCTCCAAAGAGACCCACCCGCTCTACAACAAGATTGAGACGGGACACGTCCGCAACTGCGCCATCCCCTGCTTCCAGCCCTACTTCACCCAGCATGAGAAGACCTTTGCCACCTTCTGGATCGGCTTGTGGTCCATCCTCTGCTTCATCGCCACTTTTGCCACGGTGGCCACTTTCCTGATTGACATGGAGCGCTTCCGCTACCCAGAGCGGCCCATCATCTTCTTGTCTGCCTGCTACCTTTTTGTCTCTATTGGCTACATCATCCGGCTGGTTGTGGGCCACGCCAATGTGGCCTGCAACAAGGACTACAACCACATCCACTATGAGACTACGGGGCCAGCCCTCTGCACGGTGGTCTTCCTACTCATCTACTTCTTCGGCATGGCCAGCTCCATCTGGTGGGTGATCTTGTCGCTCACTTGGTTCCTGGCCGCTGGGATGAAGTGGGGCAACGAGGCCATTGCCAGCTACTCCCAATATTTCCACATGGCTGCCTGGCTCATTCCAAGCATCAAGTCCATAGCGGTGCTGGCCTTGAGCTCGGTGGACGGTGACCCAGTTGCTGGCATTTGCTATGTTGGCAATCAAAACTTAGACAAGCTCCGGGGCTTTGTTTTGGCTCCGCTGGTGGTCTACCTTTTCACTGGGACCATGTTTCTACTGGCGGGGATTGTGTCGCTCTTCAGGATCCGGAGCGTCATTAAACAAGGAGGCACCAAAACGGACAAGTTAGAGAAGCTAATGATCCGCATCGGCATCTTCACCGTCCTTTATACAGTCCCGGCGACTATTGTGGTGGGATGCTACATCTACGAGCAACACTACCGGGAGACGTGGGAGATGGCTCAGAACTGCTCCTGCCCCGGGGACAAGAACAGGTTGAGGCCGGACTATGCGGTCTTCATGTTGAAGTACTTCATGTGCCTGGTGGTGGGAATCACCTCGGGGGTCTGGATTTGGTCTGGCAAAACTTTTGAGTCGTGGAAGCGGTTCACGGGGAGGTGTTGCCGGAGTGGAAAGCCCGTGAGCTCTGCCATGTATGGGGACGCCACTGAGGCTCTAACGGGGAGGTCTGGGATGCCCAGTTCTGCTTCATACCACAAACAAGTCCCGCTCTCCCATGTATGA